A single genomic interval of Mycobacterium sp. DL592 harbors:
- a CDS encoding nitronate monooxygenase family protein — protein sequence MALKTKFTEVFGVEHPIAQGGMQWVGRAELVAAVANAGGLGFITALTQPTPADLAKEIQKTRELTDKPFGVNLTILPAINPPPYDEYRQVIVTEGVKIVETAGSNPAPHLPMFHDNGIKVLHKCTSVRHAVKAQSLGVDGISIDGFECAGHPGEDDVPGLVLIPAAAKEIEIPMIASGGFGDARGLVAALALGADGINMGTRFMCTVESCIHQNVKEAIVAGDERGTELIFRSLHNTARVASNVVSREVVQILSDGGQFEDVKDLVAGVRGRRVFDEGDVDAGIWTVGTVMGLIHDIPTVGELVSRIVSEAEDIITGRLAGMVTSGQDAKVPA from the coding sequence ATGGCGCTCAAGACGAAGTTCACCGAGGTCTTCGGTGTGGAGCATCCGATTGCCCAGGGCGGTATGCAGTGGGTCGGTCGCGCGGAACTCGTTGCGGCCGTTGCCAATGCGGGTGGGCTCGGGTTCATCACCGCGTTGACTCAGCCGACTCCGGCGGATCTCGCCAAGGAAATCCAGAAGACCCGCGAGCTGACCGACAAGCCGTTCGGGGTGAACCTGACGATCCTGCCGGCGATCAACCCGCCGCCCTATGACGAGTACCGGCAGGTGATCGTCACCGAGGGTGTGAAGATCGTCGAGACGGCGGGCTCCAATCCGGCGCCGCATCTGCCGATGTTCCATGACAACGGCATCAAGGTGTTGCACAAGTGCACCTCGGTGCGCCATGCGGTCAAGGCCCAGAGCCTGGGTGTGGACGGCATCAGCATCGACGGGTTCGAGTGCGCCGGCCACCCGGGTGAGGACGACGTTCCCGGGCTGGTGCTGATCCCGGCCGCGGCCAAAGAGATCGAGATCCCGATGATCGCCTCGGGTGGTTTCGGCGATGCCCGCGGCCTGGTGGCGGCGCTGGCGCTGGGGGCCGATGGCATCAACATGGGCACCCGGTTCATGTGCACGGTGGAGTCCTGCATCCATCAGAACGTCAAGGAAGCGATCGTCGCCGGTGACGAGCGTGGCACCGAGCTGATCTTCCGCAGCCTGCACAACACCGCGCGGGTGGCCTCCAACGTGGTCTCACGTGAGGTGGTGCAGATCCTCTCCGACGGCGGTCAGTTCGAGGACGTCAAGGACCTGGTGGCCGGTGTGCGCGGGCGGCGGGTCTTCGACGAGGGTGACGTCGATGCCGGGATCTGGACGGTGGGCACCGTGATGGGCCTGATCCATGACATCCCGACTGTCGGTGAGCTCGTCAGCCGCATCGTTTCTGAGGCCGAGGACATCATCACCGGCCGGCTGGCCGGCATGGTCACCTCGGGCCAGGACGCAAAAGTGCCCGCCTGA